Proteins encoded by one window of Martelella endophytica:
- a CDS encoding PAS domain S-box protein, producing MSTIAPPFIAFATHPALRGRFVSARPLVAIHAQSGAIAFANAAGARFFGRGTVAALVDDGPSQEQVVFRQFIVASAGLQEPGDIRTFSIHVARGFRRIAMDVTASLFVLGGERYALLEGPLPQESAIQSLVAGFAPEEAHLAVIGSDGAMRAQSPGFEGTGIDADLLRDAFGDLAAGADTYVERLVTTENGIWPLALGRLSSDLFLLVVSAELADEIASQAAALSTEEAAEPAGQRSARDAIAAIDESLGVLLRAEEEEPAPTNPVIRKVPGEPAHRPEAEDPATERPLRFVWRTDGDGRISEVSGELAEAVGAEMADIIGRHFEELERDPGVIGAAAIARLMDETGTWSGRTVDWPVSGTDTVVPVDLAALPTFTRERHFDGFRGFGLVRRGEERQRPAPVAPQPKAEPAPGLTENERHALDEIASRLRAIDAGNDIDATEDAPVIRRRVAAPSEAAASPPGLDAAHVDTETDAMLIQSGAVVRHANPAFFMLSGYGSLDAVIAAGGTDALVERGRDDRLFLITADGTRLAVSLHLQAVDWQGQRALALTLRPETAIMPSRPAPDTEEVDELGAILETATDGIVTIDTAGNIRTLSTAAGALFGVESENVTGTAFASLFAEESRNAVENHLDRLLNGRAGDLMHEGMEVIGRESSGGLIPLFMTLGRLPRGACAILRDITGSKQREDDLRAARREARDAEEERNRYRTALRHELRQPLEAIISLSETMDEEAFGPVGDQRYHAIAREIGEKSRHARVVVGRLLGEPERDWQPQKPAPVAERRPPPQEAAPVHAAALVNDAIAEAVSVVQPRANARRIIIRAALSPSLAETPSDTETLKQIALELLQEAIHFTPAGGQVVVSTAIAASGETALRFRDNGIAPSRRRSPTADGESNGENPRLARARRLAEGLGARFLVHAVPNEGMLVEVFLPSKEVRSLHY from the coding sequence ATGAGCACGATAGCACCGCCTTTCATCGCCTTCGCAACGCATCCGGCGCTGCGCGGCCGATTCGTGTCCGCCCGGCCGCTGGTCGCCATCCATGCGCAGTCCGGCGCGATCGCCTTCGCCAATGCCGCGGGGGCGCGGTTCTTCGGACGGGGGACGGTCGCGGCACTCGTGGATGACGGCCCGTCGCAGGAGCAGGTGGTGTTCCGCCAGTTCATCGTGGCCAGTGCCGGCCTGCAGGAGCCGGGCGACATCAGGACCTTTTCGATCCATGTGGCCCGCGGCTTCAGGCGCATCGCCATGGACGTGACGGCGAGCCTTTTCGTGCTTGGTGGCGAGCGTTATGCCCTGCTTGAAGGGCCGCTGCCACAGGAGAGCGCAATCCAGTCGCTGGTTGCAGGCTTTGCACCGGAGGAGGCACATCTCGCCGTCATCGGTTCCGATGGCGCAATGCGGGCCCAATCACCGGGCTTTGAAGGCACCGGCATTGATGCGGATCTCCTCAGGGACGCCTTCGGCGACCTTGCCGCCGGGGCCGACACCTATGTCGAACGGCTGGTCACCACCGAAAACGGCATCTGGCCGCTGGCGCTCGGGCGGCTGTCATCGGACCTGTTCCTGCTTGTCGTCTCGGCCGAACTTGCTGATGAAATCGCAAGCCAGGCTGCGGCACTCTCGACGGAAGAGGCGGCCGAGCCGGCGGGCCAGCGTTCTGCCCGCGATGCGATTGCCGCCATCGACGAAAGCCTCGGCGTCCTGCTGCGCGCCGAAGAGGAAGAGCCCGCCCCGACGAACCCGGTGATCCGCAAGGTTCCGGGTGAGCCCGCGCACCGTCCGGAAGCGGAAGATCCCGCGACCGAGCGACCGCTGCGCTTTGTCTGGCGCACCGATGGCGACGGGCGGATCAGCGAGGTTTCGGGCGAGCTTGCCGAAGCCGTCGGCGCGGAGATGGCCGATATCATCGGCCGCCACTTCGAAGAGCTAGAGCGCGATCCCGGTGTGATAGGAGCCGCCGCCATTGCGCGGCTGATGGATGAAACCGGCACATGGTCGGGCCGCACGGTCGACTGGCCAGTCTCCGGCACCGACACCGTCGTTCCGGTCGATCTCGCGGCGTTGCCGACCTTCACGCGCGAGCGCCACTTCGACGGCTTCCGCGGCTTCGGCCTGGTCCGGCGCGGCGAGGAAAGGCAGCGCCCTGCCCCCGTCGCCCCGCAGCCGAAGGCGGAGCCGGCGCCCGGCCTGACCGAGAACGAACGTCATGCGCTCGATGAGATCGCCTCCCGCCTACGGGCCATCGACGCCGGCAACGACATCGACGCGACGGAGGACGCCCCCGTCATCCGTCGGCGCGTGGCAGCGCCATCGGAGGCAGCCGCCAGCCCACCCGGCCTTGATGCGGCCCATGTCGACACCGAGACGGATGCGATGCTGATCCAGTCCGGCGCTGTCGTGCGGCATGCAAACCCGGCCTTTTTCATGCTTTCGGGATATGGCTCGCTCGATGCCGTCATCGCCGCCGGCGGCACGGATGCGCTGGTCGAACGCGGCCGCGACGACCGGCTGTTCCTGATCACCGCCGACGGCACTCGGCTCGCCGTTTCGCTGCACCTGCAGGCCGTCGACTGGCAAGGCCAGCGGGCGCTTGCGCTGACGCTGCGGCCGGAAACCGCCATCATGCCTTCGCGCCCCGCGCCGGATACCGAGGAGGTCGACGAGCTTGGCGCCATTCTCGAGACCGCGACGGACGGTATCGTCACCATCGATACGGCAGGCAATATCCGCACGCTTTCCACCGCGGCCGGGGCCCTTTTCGGCGTCGAGAGCGAGAACGTCACCGGCACGGCGTTTGCCAGCCTCTTCGCCGAGGAAAGCCGCAACGCTGTCGAAAACCATCTCGACCGGCTGCTGAACGGCCGCGCCGGAGACCTGATGCATGAAGGCATGGAGGTCATCGGCCGCGAGTCCTCCGGCGGCCTCATTCCCCTGTTCATGACGCTCGGCCGGCTGCCGCGCGGCGCCTGCGCCATCCTGCGCGACATCACCGGTTCCAAGCAGCGCGAGGACGACCTGCGCGCCGCCCGCCGCGAGGCGCGGGATGCGGAGGAAGAGCGCAACCGCTACCGCACCGCGCTTCGCCACGAACTACGCCAGCCGCTCGAAGCCATCATCTCGCTCTCGGAAACGATGGACGAGGAGGCGTTCGGGCCTGTCGGCGACCAACGCTACCACGCCATCGCCCGCGAAATCGGCGAGAAGAGCCGTCACGCCCGTGTCGTCGTCGGCAGGCTGCTCGGCGAACCGGAGCGCGACTGGCAGCCGCAGAAGCCCGCGCCCGTCGCCGAACGTCGTCCGCCGCCCCAGGAAGCCGCACCCGTTCATGCGGCAGCCCTGGTGAACGATGCGATCGCCGAGGCCGTCAGTGTCGTCCAGCCGCGGGCCAATGCCCGACGCATCATCATCCGGGCAGCGCTTTCACCGAGCCTCGCGGAGACCCCGAGCGACACCGAAACGCTGAAGCAGATCGCGCTCGAACTGCTGCAGGAGGCGATCCACTTCACGCCAGCAGGCGGACAGGTGGTGGTGTCGACGGCGATCGCCGCAAGCGGCGAGACCGCGCTTCGCTTCCGCGACAACGGCATCGCCCCGAGCCGCCGGCGCTCCCCGACCGCCGATGGCGAAAGCAACGGCGAAAATCCGCGCCTCGCCCGCGCCCGAAGGCTCGCCGAGGGCCTCGGCGCCCGCTTCCTGGTGCATGCGGTGCCCAATGAGGGCATGCTGGTGGAAGTCTTTCTGCCGTCGAAAGAGGTGCGCTCGCTGCACTATTGA
- a CDS encoding TrkH family potassium uptake protein produces MARIYSKRQTPHLAPPLVLIFIYAGFIVLGTIALKLPLATTSPITWSDAAFTATSAVTVTGLAVVDTGSHFTIFGQAVLLLLIQIGGLGLMTFAVLILSMFGLPVGFTHRLYLKEDLNQTSATDLLALTRMILKVVLLCELIGAALLALVFVPEAGWRAGLWQALFHAVSAFNNAGFALFPDSLSHWVGNPIINLTIPALFILGGLGFTVASDVWRTREWRRFSLHTKLMLTGTVALLVWSTVSFGMMEWSNPGTLGALSWSDRLWASWFQAATTRTAGFNTVEIGNLSDSTSLMFMTLMFVGAGSTSTGGGIKVTTFIVLMLATFTFFKRRTNIHVFGRELGAEQVMKVLALATVSILVIICAIFVMLLLHEGDFLAIAFETVSAFATVGMSRGITGDFDSAGRAVIMAVMFIGRVGPMTLGFLLATRTPRRIGYPAGTVYLGLEPFRLKWNPSCLPKPVIPREEARAA; encoded by the coding sequence ATGGCACGCATCTATTCGAAACGCCAGACCCCGCATCTGGCCCCGCCGCTCGTCCTGATCTTCATCTATGCGGGCTTTATCGTCCTTGGCACGATCGCGCTGAAGCTGCCGCTTGCCACCACCAGTCCGATCACCTGGTCCGATGCCGCGTTTACGGCAACCTCGGCGGTGACCGTTACCGGACTTGCCGTGGTGGATACCGGCAGCCACTTCACCATCTTCGGCCAGGCTGTTCTGTTGCTGCTTATTCAGATCGGCGGTCTGGGGCTGATGACCTTTGCTGTCCTGATTCTCTCGATGTTCGGCCTGCCGGTCGGCTTCACCCATCGCCTGTACCTGAAGGAAGACCTGAACCAGACATCCGCCACCGATCTGCTGGCATTGACGAGAATGATCCTCAAGGTCGTGCTCCTGTGCGAACTGATCGGCGCGGCGCTGCTGGCACTGGTTTTCGTCCCCGAGGCGGGCTGGCGGGCGGGCCTCTGGCAAGCCCTCTTCCACGCGGTCTCGGCGTTCAACAATGCCGGCTTCGCGCTCTTCCCGGACAGTCTCAGCCATTGGGTCGGCAATCCGATCATCAATCTCACCATTCCGGCGCTTTTCATTCTGGGCGGGCTCGGCTTCACGGTCGCCTCCGATGTCTGGCGGACACGCGAATGGCGGCGCTTCTCGCTGCACACCAAATTGATGCTGACCGGCACGGTGGCGCTGCTGGTGTGGTCGACCGTTTCATTCGGGATGATGGAGTGGAGCAATCCGGGCACACTCGGCGCGCTTTCGTGGTCCGATCGGCTGTGGGCGAGCTGGTTTCAGGCCGCGACCACCCGCACCGCCGGCTTCAACACCGTCGAGATCGGCAACCTTTCCGACAGCACATCGCTGATGTTCATGACGCTGATGTTCGTTGGCGCGGGCAGCACGTCAACCGGCGGCGGCATCAAGGTCACGACCTTCATCGTGCTGATGCTCGCGACGTTCACCTTCTTCAAGCGCCGGACCAATATCCATGTTTTCGGACGCGAGCTCGGGGCGGAACAGGTGATGAAGGTGCTCGCGCTTGCGACCGTCAGCATCCTCGTCATCATCTGCGCCATATTCGTCATGCTGCTGCTGCACGAGGGCGATTTCCTCGCGATCGCCTTCGAGACGGTCTCGGCCTTCGCAACGGTCGGCATGTCCCGCGGCATTACGGGCGACTTCGACAGCGCCGGCAGGGCCGTCATCATGGCGGTGATGTTCATCGGGCGCGTCGGCCCGATGACGCTCGGCTTCCTGCTCGCCACCCGCACGCCGAGGCGGATAGGCTACCCGGCGGGGACGGTCTATCTCGGGCTAGAGCCCTTCAGGCTTAAATGGAATCCGTCCTGTTTGCCCAAACCGGTCATTCCACGCGAAGAAGCCCGCGCGGCATAG
- a CDS encoding potassium channel family protein: MKTRSFAVIGLGTFGSTVASELARFGNPVLGIDIEGRNVTRLAETLTEAVIADGKDELALKEAGVSGYDVAIVAIGEDLEANVLCTMNVKMLGVETIWVKALNRTHHRILTKLGADRVILPEQEIGQHIAQMLHNPLVRDYVSLGNGYHVVDFKVPDELDGKMVGKAAVFEKYSVRALGAMRDNQYLSCDEGDLTLRKDDKLLLLGKRADLRHFGDDLRDGN, from the coding sequence ATGAAAACCCGCAGCTTCGCCGTGATCGGTCTTGGGACCTTTGGCAGCACCGTGGCAAGCGAACTCGCCCGCTTCGGCAATCCGGTGCTGGGCATCGACATCGAGGGGCGGAATGTCACGCGGCTGGCTGAAACGCTGACGGAGGCCGTGATTGCGGACGGAAAGGACGAACTCGCGCTCAAGGAAGCGGGTGTCAGCGGCTACGACGTCGCCATTGTGGCGATCGGCGAAGACCTTGAGGCGAACGTGCTGTGCACCATGAACGTCAAGATGCTGGGCGTCGAAACGATCTGGGTGAAGGCTCTGAACCGGACCCACCACCGCATCCTGACCAAGCTCGGCGCCGACCGGGTGATCCTGCCCGAGCAGGAAATCGGACAGCACATCGCGCAGATGCTGCACAATCCGCTGGTGCGCGATTATGTCAGCCTTGGAAACGGCTACCACGTGGTCGACTTCAAGGTGCCGGACGAACTCGACGGCAAGATGGTGGGCAAGGCGGCAGTGTTCGAGAAGTATAGCGTCCGGGCGCTTGGCGCGATGCGAGACAATCAGTACCTCTCCTGCGACGAGGGTGACCTGACCCTCAGGAAGGACGACAAGCTTCTGCTTCTCGGCAAGCGAGCGGACCTGCGGCATTTCGGAGACGATCTGCGCGACGGGAACTGA
- a CDS encoding Fe(3+) ABC transporter substrate-binding protein codes for MRALKAFVPFFMVAAAAFPAKAREDVNIYSYRQPELIAPLLEAFEEETGINTNVLFLDTGLTERVKAEGVNSPVDVILTVDIGRLTDAKEAGITQPVSSALIEDDIPAQYRDPNGEWFALTKRGRVVYASKDRIGVVPITYEELADPKWKGAICIRDGQHPYNIALIASMIAHHGLDYTETWLEGLKANLATRPNGNDRSQAKAIMSGECDIALGNTYYVGLMMTDEKEPEQQEWAAAIDILFPNADDRGTHVNVSGMAMAKNAPHPENALKLMEFLASPEAQEIYAEQVFEYPVMPGAEASDIVKSFGEIHPDPLPLSEIAAQRRQASELVDKVRFNDGP; via the coding sequence ATGCGTGCGCTCAAGGCTTTCGTCCCGTTTTTCATGGTCGCCGCAGCGGCTTTTCCGGCGAAGGCACGCGAGGACGTCAACATTTATTCCTATCGCCAGCCGGAGCTGATCGCCCCTCTGCTCGAGGCTTTCGAGGAAGAGACCGGGATCAACACCAATGTCCTGTTCCTCGACACCGGCCTGACCGAGCGCGTGAAGGCCGAGGGCGTCAACTCGCCCGTAGACGTCATCCTGACCGTCGATATCGGCCGGCTGACCGATGCCAAGGAAGCGGGGATCACCCAACCGGTTTCGAGCGCGCTCATCGAAGACGACATCCCCGCGCAATACCGCGATCCCAACGGCGAGTGGTTCGCGCTGACGAAGCGCGGCCGGGTCGTCTATGCCTCGAAGGACCGCATCGGCGTCGTTCCGATCACCTATGAGGAACTGGCCGACCCGAAATGGAAGGGCGCGATCTGCATCCGCGACGGCCAGCATCCCTACAATATCGCGCTGATCGCCTCGATGATCGCCCATCACGGGCTCGACTATACCGAAACCTGGCTTGAAGGGCTGAAGGCCAATCTCGCGACCCGGCCCAACGGCAACGACCGCAGCCAGGCGAAGGCGATCATGTCCGGCGAATGCGACATCGCGCTGGGCAACACCTATTATGTCGGCCTGATGATGACGGACGAAAAAGAGCCGGAACAGCAAGAATGGGCAGCGGCGATCGATATCCTGTTTCCCAATGCGGATGACCGCGGCACCCATGTGAACGTCTCCGGCATGGCGATGGCGAAGAACGCGCCGCATCCGGAAAACGCGCTGAAGCTGATGGAATTCCTCGCCTCGCCCGAGGCACAGGAAATCTACGCCGAACAGGTGTTCGAATATCCGGTGATGCCGGGCGCCGAGGCCTCCGACATCGTCAAGTCCTTTGGCGAGATCCATCCCGATCCGCTGCCACTGTCGGAAATCGCCGCACAGCGCAGGCAAGCGAGCGAGCTTGTGGACAAGGTACGTTTCAACGACGGACCGTAA
- the rirA gene encoding iron-responsive transcriptional regulator RirA, with protein MRLTKQTNYAVRMLMYCAANDGKLSRIPEIAKAYGVSELFLFKIIQPLHKAGIMETVRGRNGGVRLGRPANEITLFDVVRVTEENFSMAECFDDDGDTDCPLVDSCGFNGALREALNAFFSVLAKYTIADLVRRRNDIFKLLNLDEDKRVETSAA; from the coding sequence ATGCGCCTGACGAAGCAGACAAATTACGCTGTACGGATGCTGATGTACTGCGCGGCCAATGATGGCAAGCTGAGCCGGATCCCGGAAATCGCGAAGGCCTACGGCGTTTCGGAGCTTTTCCTTTTCAAGATCATCCAGCCGCTGCACAAGGCCGGCATCATGGAAACGGTGCGGGGCCGCAATGGCGGCGTCCGTCTCGGCCGTCCGGCAAACGAGATCACGCTCTTCGACGTGGTGCGCGTGACCGAGGAAAACTTCTCGATGGCCGAGTGTTTCGACGATGATGGCGACACCGATTGCCCGCTGGTCGACAGCTGCGGCTTCAACGGCGCGCTGCGCGAGGCGCTGAACGCCTTCTTCTCGGTGCTCGCCAAATACACGATCGCCGACCTCGTCCGTCGCCGCAATGACATCTTCAAGCTGCTGAACCTCGATGAGGACAAGCGGGTGGAGACCTCGGCAGCCTGA
- a CDS encoding SDR family oxidoreductase, producing the protein MRVFITGGTGLIGFAVVAELLGNGHTVVALTRSEASAQAASDAGAEPLRGSLTDIDVLSQAAASADGVIHLAFSNDFSSAEALSRSIAEEGAALAALGEALIDSGKPLVTCSGTPQAPGRPATEADPIPTDGPVGGRARSVMATLALSSRGVRVSAVRLPRTVHNNGNGGFAGLLAHIARQSGVSGYLGGGEQRWPSVHARDAARLFRLALEKAEAGTAWHAVGTEGDSMRDIAAVIGRRLALPVQPVPAETYGPLASIFAADQPASSAHTQQGLGWRPSHTPLLADLENIVP; encoded by the coding sequence ATGCGTGTCTTTATCACAGGTGGCACAGGGCTCATCGGCTTTGCCGTTGTTGCAGAATTGCTGGGCAATGGCCACACCGTCGTCGCACTGACCCGCTCGGAAGCCTCCGCGCAGGCGGCAAGCGATGCCGGCGCCGAACCGTTGCGGGGTTCGTTGACGGATATCGACGTCCTCAGCCAGGCCGCGGCCAGCGCCGATGGCGTGATCCATCTCGCCTTTTCCAATGATTTCAGTTCGGCCGAGGCGCTGTCGCGCTCGATCGCAGAAGAAGGCGCAGCGCTTGCCGCACTTGGTGAAGCCCTGATTGATAGCGGCAAGCCGCTCGTCACCTGTTCCGGCACGCCGCAAGCGCCTGGCCGCCCGGCGACCGAAGCCGATCCGATCCCGACGGACGGGCCGGTCGGCGGTCGCGCCCGATCGGTGATGGCGACGCTTGCGCTTTCCAGCCGCGGCGTTCGCGTTTCAGCCGTCCGCCTGCCCCGCACCGTGCACAACAACGGCAATGGCGGCTTTGCCGGCCTTTTGGCCCATATCGCACGGCAATCCGGCGTATCCGGCTACCTCGGAGGCGGCGAACAGCGCTGGCCATCGGTTCACGCGCGTGATGCCGCCCGCCTGTTTCGGCTGGCGCTGGAAAAGGCGGAAGCCGGCACCGCCTGGCACGCCGTCGGCACCGAGGGCGACAGCATGCGGGACATCGCGGCGGTGATCGGCCGGCGGCTCGCGCTTCCGGTCCAACCGGTACCGGCCGAAACCTACGGCCCGCTCGCATCGATCTTCGCGGCCGATCAGCCGGCCTCCAGCGCGCATACGCAGCAGGGGCTCGGCTGGCGCCCCAGCCACACGCCCCTGTTAGCCGATCTGGAAAACATTGTGCCCTGA
- a CDS encoding TetR/AcrR family transcriptional regulator — MPRNPDDARKRLQQAALELFVEHGYEATTAAEIAARAGVTERTFFRHFPDKREVLFQGQEILARALEAAIAEAPPELPPLQILERAFRSVIGLLEANRPFSEPRARIIAATPALQERETAKVMMLSRQVAAALERRGVPAARAALAAQAGLAVFGQAITAWFADPSHGLAAEIDLAFAELKALSAPQEDGR; from the coding sequence ATGCCCAGAAACCCGGACGATGCCCGAAAGCGCTTGCAACAGGCGGCCCTGGAGCTGTTCGTCGAACATGGCTATGAGGCAACGACCGCGGCCGAAATCGCCGCGCGCGCCGGCGTGACCGAACGCACCTTTTTCCGTCATTTCCCGGATAAGCGGGAGGTGCTGTTTCAGGGGCAAGAGATCCTCGCAAGGGCCCTTGAGGCGGCGATTGCGGAGGCGCCGCCGGAACTTCCGCCGCTGCAGATCCTAGAGCGGGCCTTCCGGTCCGTCATCGGCCTTCTGGAGGCGAACCGGCCGTTCTCGGAGCCGCGGGCCAGGATCATCGCCGCGACGCCGGCGCTGCAGGAGCGCGAGACCGCCAAGGTGATGATGCTCTCCCGGCAGGTCGCAGCGGCGCTCGAACGGCGCGGCGTCCCCGCCGCACGCGCCGCGCTTGCCGCCCAGGCCGGCCTTGCCGTGTTCGGCCAAGCCATCACCGCCTGGTTCGCCGACCCGTCTCACGGGCTTGCGGCCGAGATTGATCTTGCTTTCGCTGAACTGAAGGCGCTCTCGGCTCCCCAAGAGGATGGCCGCTAG